The Mauremys mutica isolate MM-2020 ecotype Southern chromosome 1, ASM2049712v1, whole genome shotgun sequence genome has a segment encoding these proteins:
- the LOC123350392 gene encoding olfactory receptor 52R1-like produces the protein MLHSLIIVTDSNTTSFTNPSTFILLGIPGLEVAHIWISIPFCIMYAIAILGNFSILFIVKRESSLHGPMYYFLCMLAITDLVLSTATMPKMLNIFWFNSREIDFSACLTQMYFIHCFSAMESGILVALALDRYVAICDPLRHSTILTNSVVAKIGLALVLRSGILALPYPFLVRRWPYCRTNIIPHSYCEHIAVVKLACADTRLSSYYGLFILFSVIGLDVFFITVSYIQILKAIFSLPTKDARLKTFGTCSSHLCAILTFYIPDFFSSITHRFGHNVPLHVLILMANVYLLVPPLLHPIIYGVRTKQIRDRLLRLFSHKGT, from the exons ATGCTGCACAGTCTGATCATAGTTACTG attccaacacaaccagcttcaccaacccctccaccttcatcctgctgggcattcctggcctggaggtggcccacatctggatctccatccccttctgcatcaTGTATGCTATAGCCATCCTGGGGAACTTTTccatcctgttcattgtgaagagggagtcgagcctccatgggcccatgtattatttcctctgcatgctggccatcaccgacctggtcctgtccacAGCCACCATGCCAAAAATGTTGAATAtattctggttcaattccagggagatcgatttcagtgcctgcctcacccagatgtacttcattcactgcttctcagcAATGGAGTCTGGGATCTTAGTGGCCTTAGCTttggatcgctacgtggccatctgtgatccgctgagacattccaccatcctgacaaattCTGTTGTGGCCAAGATTGGCCTGGCTTTGGTTCTGCGCAGTGGCATACTTGCATTACCCTATCCCTTCCTAGTGAggcggtggccatattgcagaaccaacatcatcccccactctTACTGTGAGCACATagccgtggtgaagctggcctgtgccGACACCCGCCTCAGTAGTTACTACGGCCTCTTTATTCTATTCTCTGTGATCGGTCTGGACGTTTTTTTTATCACCGTTTCATATATCCAGATCCTCAAGGcaatcttcagcctccccacaaaagaTGCCCGGCTAAAGACTTTTGGGACTTGCAGCTCCCATCTTTGCGCCAtcttaaccttttacatcccagATTTCTTCTCTTCCATCACGCATCGGTTTGGACATAATGTGCCCCTGCATGTCCTCATTCTCATGGCCAATGTGTACCTTTTGGTGCCCCCCTTGTTacaccccatcatctatggggtgaggaccaaacagatccgggacaggctgctccggctctttTCTCATAAAGGAACCTAA
- the LOC123362229 gene encoding olfactory receptor 52E4-like: protein MSESNTANFTNPSTFILLGIPGLEASHVWISIPFCAMYTIAILGNFTILFIVKTEQSLHGPMYYFLCMLAVTDLVLSMATVPKMLSNFWFNSREINFSACLTQMYFIHCFSAMESGIFVALALDRYVAICDPLRHSSTLTNSVVAKIGLAVVLRSGILALPYPFLVRRWPYCRTNIIPHSYCDHISVVKLACADIQISSYYGLFVLFFVIGIDVPFIAVSYIQILRAIFSLPTKDARMKTFGTCGSHLCCILSFYLPEFFSSLIHRFGHKVPQHVFVLIANVYLLVPPMLHPIIYGVRTKQIRDRLLKLFTRKET, encoded by the coding sequence ATGTCAGAGTCCAACACAGccaacttcaccaacccctccactttcatcctgctgggcattcctggcctggaggcatcgcatgtctggatctccatccccttctgcgcCATGTAcaccatagccatcttggggaacttcaccatcctgttcatcgtaAAGACGGAGCagagcctccatgggcccatgtattatttcctctgcatgctggccgtcaCTGACCTTGTCCTGTCCATGGCCACTGTGCCCAAAATGCTGAGTaacttctggttcaattccagggagatcaatttcagtgcctgcctcacccagatgtacttcattcactgcttctcagcAATGGAGTCTGGGATCTTTGTGGCCTTGGCTTTGGaccgctatgtggccatctgtgaccccctgagacattccagcaCCCTGACAAATTCTGTTGTGGCTAAGATTGGCCTGGCGGTGGTGCTGCGCAGCGGCATACTTGCATTGCCCTATCCATTCCTAGTGAggcggtggccatattgcagaaccaacatcatcccccactccTACTGTGATCACATAtctgtggtgaagctggcctgcgccgaTATCCAGatcagtagttactatggcctcTTTGTACTATTCTTTGTAATTGGTATAGATGTGCCTTTTATCGCTGTGTCCTATATCcaaatcctcagggccatcttcagcctccccacaaaggatgcccggatgaaaacttttgggacctgcggCTCCCACCTTTGTTGCATATTATCTTTCTACCTTCCAGAATTCTTCTCATCCCTCATTCACCGGTTTGGCCACAAAGTGCCCCAACATGTATTTGTTCTCATTGCGAATGTGTATCTTCTGGTGCCCCCCATGCTtcaccccatcatctatggggtgaggacaaaacagatccgggacaggctgctcaaGCTCTTTACTCGTAAAGAGACCTAA